In a single window of the Bactrocera dorsalis isolate Fly_Bdor chromosome 2, ASM2337382v1, whole genome shotgun sequence genome:
- the LOC105233775 gene encoding U-Kazal-Dg21.2-like, with product MYLKYLWFLYIILSLAPAAVAQIVPCPLKYQCQPKEEPVWGSENRGCHIFLNKCFLANENCERMNNHLSMLKLEKQTVCQQKCHQSCPDIIAPVCAIYRGFLETFSNQCVLDKQACKTGKPWHYLFAGDCDAIYSLDERKVL from the exons atgtatttgaaatatttgtggtTTCTCTACATAATTCTAAGCCTTGCTCCTGCTGCCGTTGCTCAAATAGTACCATGCCCACTGAAATACCAGTGTCAACCAAAGGAAGAGCCGGTATGGGGAAGCGAGAATCGAGGATGTCACATTTTCCTTAATAAATGTTTCCTGGCAAATGAAAACTGTGAACGCATGAACAATCATCTGTCAA TGCTTAAGCTAGAAAAGCAAACAGTTTGCCAACAGAAGTGTCATCAATCGTGTCCGGACATAATTGCGCCCGTGTGCGCTATCTACAGGGGATTCCTGGAAACCTTCTCAAACCAATGTGTTCTGGATAAGCAAGCTTGTAAAACGGGAAAGC CCTGGCATTATCTTTTTGCAGGCGATTGTGATGCCATTTACTCGCTTGACGAAAGGAAAGTTTTGTAG